In the Ignisphaera sp. genome, one interval contains:
- a CDS encoding ATPase domain-containing protein — protein sequence MGSIVFGVDVLDKYFKNALEPPATIVVAGHPGAGKTTLASTICYANTLRGYRCLYISFQEDKEKLFRNMAGVGMDLRLAEEKGLLTFTKLPIVLDVEKVVEHINSIVIGFSPTIIVVDSINSMLLAVSDESKRALATELLL from the coding sequence TTGGGTAGTATAGTCTTTGGTGTTGATGTGCTTGACAAGTATTTTAAAAATGCTTTGGAGCCTCCAGCGACGATTGTTGTTGCTGGCCATCCAGGAGCTGGAAAAACAACGCTTGCATCAACTATTTGCTATGCAAACACTTTGAGGGGGTATAGATGCTTGTACATATCTTTTCAGGAGGACAAGGAGAAGCTTTTCAGGAATATGGCCGGGGTTGGAATGGATCTTCGATTAGCTGAGGAGAAGGGGCTGTTAACATTCACAAAACTCCCGATTGTTTTAGATGTTGAAAAAGTTGTTGAGCACATAAACAGTATTGTTATCGGCTTTAGCCCAACGATCATAGTTGTTGATTCTATCAACTCCATGCTGCTGGCTGTTTCAGACGAGTCTAAAAGGGCTTTGGCTACAGAACTACTTCTATGA